A genome region from Populus alba chromosome 3, ASM523922v2, whole genome shotgun sequence includes the following:
- the LOC118030984 gene encoding dof zinc finger protein DOF3.1: MQDPSTAFQTIKPQFPEQEQLKCPRCDSSNTKFCYYNNYNLSQPRHFCKNCKRYWTKGGALRNIPVGGGSRKNTKRSSNTKRSNPDPNPDPVKPTRRVADSSSSSATSSTSGQQLAGNGNQDPTRVYGVEADPDRKILDMGGSFSSLLASSGQFGSIFEGLDSGGSGLKMVRMGGFGEDLNAGPSRDPGLDLQRSSNNNTTNDGGGGESYLQGGEWGNSNNGWPGLAIYTPGSSFQ, from the coding sequence ATGCAAGATCCATCAACAGCATTCCAAACAATAAAGCCTCAGTTTCCAGAGCAAGAGCAACTCAAGTGCCCCCGCTGTGATTCCAGCAACACCAAGTTCTGCTACTACAACAACTACAACCTCTCTCAGCCCCGCCATTTCTGCAAGAACTGCAAGAGATACTGGACCAAAGGTGGCGCTTTGAGAAACATACCCGTCGGTGGTGGCAGCCGCAAGAACACTAAACGTTCCTCGAACACCAAACGCTCCAATCCCGACCCCAATCCCGACCCCGTTAAGCCAACCCGCCGGGTTGCggactcctcctcctcctcagcGACCTCGTCAACATCGGGACAGCAGCTGGCGGGTAATGGGAATCAGGATCCGACCCGCGTATATGGGGTGGAAGCGGATCCGGACAGGAAGATACTGGATATGGGAGGGAGCTTCAGCTCGTTGTTGGCATCAAGCGGGCAGTTTGGGAGTATTTTTGAAGGGCTGGATTCTGGTGGGTCGGGCTTGAAAATGGTGCGGATGGGTGGGTTTGGGGAGGATTTGAATGCGGGTCCAAGTAGAGACCCGGGTTTGGATTTGCAAAGGAGCAGTAACAATAACACTACTAATGATGGTGGTGGCGGCGAGAGTTACTTGCAAGGTGGGGAGTGGGGAAATAGTAATAATGGGTGGCCTGGTCTTGCTATTTACACTCCAGGTTCTAGTTTCCAATAG